One window from the genome of Cricetulus griseus strain 17A/GY chromosome 2, alternate assembly CriGri-PICRH-1.0, whole genome shotgun sequence encodes:
- the Ccdc28a gene encoding coiled-coil domain-containing protein 28A isoform X1, which translates to MEERKAKRKSPKSFSAHSTQVANAKKNAIPASKSTGFSNPAAQSTSQRPKLKRVMKEKNKPPGGEGKGAQTTPIQHSFLTDVSDVQEMERGLLSLLNDFHSGKLQAFGNECSIEQMEHVRGMQEKLARLNLELYGELEELPEDKRKAASDANLDRLLSDGAEKLTQRLKVLAALAEDPDSVPSTHMAALNRL; encoded by the exons ATGGAAGAGCGGAAAGCTAAGAGGAAGAGTCCCAAGTCTTTCAGTGCCCACTCTACTCAGGTTGCTAATGCCAAAAAAAATGCCATCCCAGCTAGTAAAAGCACGGGCTTTTCAAATCCTGCGGCACAGTCAACTTCCCAGCGGCCAAAGTTAAAGAG AGTgatgaaggaaaagaacaaacctccaggaggagaagggaagggtgcTCAGACCACCCCCATCCAGCATTCCTTCCTCACAGACGTCTCTGATGTCCAGGAGATGGAGCGAGGGCTCCTCAGTCTGCTCAATGATTTCCATTCTGGAAAGCTGCAGGCGTTTG GAAATGAATGTTCCATAGAACAGATGGAACATGTCCGGGGAATGCAGGAGAAATTAGCTCGCTTGAATTTGGAACTCTACGGAGAGTTAGAGGAACTTCCTGAGGATAAGCGGAAAGCGGCCAGCGACGCCAACCTGGACAGGCTTCTGTCTGAT GGAGCTGAAAAGCTGACTCAGCGactaaaagtacttgctgctcttgcagaggacccagattctgttcccagcacccacatggcggcccTCAAccgtctgtag
- the Ccdc28a gene encoding coiled-coil domain-containing protein 28A isoform X2, with translation MEERKAKRKSPKSFSAHSTQVANAKKNAIPASKSTGFSNPAAQSTSQRPKLKRVMKEKNKPPGGEGKGAQTTPIQHSFLTDVSDVQEMERGLLSLLNDFHSGKLQAFGNECSIEQMEHVRGMQEKLARLNLELYGELEELPEDKRKAASDANLDRLLSDLEELNSSIQKLHLADAQDVPNTSTS, from the exons ATGGAAGAGCGGAAAGCTAAGAGGAAGAGTCCCAAGTCTTTCAGTGCCCACTCTACTCAGGTTGCTAATGCCAAAAAAAATGCCATCCCAGCTAGTAAAAGCACGGGCTTTTCAAATCCTGCGGCACAGTCAACTTCCCAGCGGCCAAAGTTAAAGAG AGTgatgaaggaaaagaacaaacctccaggaggagaagggaagggtgcTCAGACCACCCCCATCCAGCATTCCTTCCTCACAGACGTCTCTGATGTCCAGGAGATGGAGCGAGGGCTCCTCAGTCTGCTCAATGATTTCCATTCTGGAAAGCTGCAGGCGTTTG GAAATGAATGTTCCATAGAACAGATGGAACATGTCCGGGGAATGCAGGAGAAATTAGCTCGCTTGAATTTGGAACTCTACGGAGAGTTAGAGGAACTTCCTGAGGATAAGCGGAAAGCGGCCAGCGACGCCAACCTGGACAGGCTTCTGTCTGAT TTAGAAGAATTGAATTCTTCTAT ACAGAAACTGCATTTGGCAGATGCACAGGATGTCCCCAACACTTCTACCAGCTAG